Sequence from the Drosophila innubila isolate TH190305 chromosome 3L unlocalized genomic scaffold, UK_Dinn_1.0 0_D_3L, whole genome shotgun sequence genome:
TCACATATATACTTAGTCACTTACCTAACCTCAATCGAAGctgtaaattattattaaacaaagaACTGCGCTTAATTTTCTTGTAGATAAAGACGCACtggcttatatttatttattgatagtCAAACATATCAAGAAATATACTCTACTTATCTTATAAATCACAAGGTGCAGTAACACGAACTTAATGAGTGGAAATTCAGTGatgactttaaattaaatatgcttaaGGCAcaaacatcatcatcatctcaTCAACTCTTACATTTATGAGCTTTTAATCAGAATCAGGTGCCATGTGCAACATACATTATGTATAAAGTgccacatttaaatataatgctTAAAGTAGTTATTACTCGCACTTCTTATTGGGTCAAGTCCCGACTCACGTCCTCACAGcgacaaacaagcaaacaatgCCCGTGTGCAGGTTCAGTTGGGTAAATTACAaggcttaattaaaattttgagcaTGCGAGCAATGCATTTAACACAAAACAAATCGCGATGCGGTCTGGGTCATGGCCTCTAATTAAAATCCAGTAAAATATTTCGCTTAAACAACACCAGAAGGCTGCCTAGCAGAAGAGTCAATCCCCTTTTTATTGTGGAGCTCGTATTTCGTTCCAGGGGCGTTTCGCCCCATTGACTCTTGGCATGATCAAAGGGAATGGGAACCCTCTGGTAAACCGTGCGATTGTTAAGTGGTTGAGTTGGCCGGAAATTGTTCTTCAAGTGGTCATCATTTTCGGTCAGTAAACGAAATTGTTCCAACTgtgaataatattaatttaccatatatttacatttacttatttaaggTAGGGAATGAACTCACCTGGTTCTCCGATATGGATATGGGCTCGTGAAAATCAATCCAGACCACTTCCTCGGCACAGGGTGGCGTTGTCAACGATCCAACGTAGCTGTAGTAATTAACCGGATCCTTGGAGACATAACTCATCAAGGGCAGTGGAGTTTCCAAGTCAATGGACTTCCCTTTCCGGCTTATAGACGGCAACAACCTCGTGAATTCCGAATAACTGGCACTCCCGATGTTTCTGATCTATTGACACAATAATTATTGCATATTCACTTcggttttaattaataaaattacgtTGAAGAAATAAGCCAACACGGCAATACCATGATCCTGACCCAAAGCGCTCTCAAAGTCCGGATAGTCCAGACTACGAACGACGACATGCATTTCCGCCGGATATGCTTGATTGTTGATCGTATCCTCACTTCCAACTGAATCATTCTCACCCCAATGAAAGTGAAACTGCTCAAATTGATAGAAAGCCTTCGTTTCCAATGGACCACCCCTCACACGTGGCTCCTTGCCCTTCGCAAAGCTCATGGTGACCAGCACAGTGTGTCCATTGTTGGTTATGTGTACGGCTTTGGGTATGGAATCAAAGTTGTAGTACTCAAGATCGGGATAATCCTTTTTCTCCACTTTCAGCTCATCAATGTTAATGGGACTCTGGTACTTGCCACTGCAGCGCTTGTAATCATCGGCCCAATGTTCCGGTCCGTGCTTGCCTCCATAGCCAAAATCTTGGCCAGAAACTGCGACAACTGTCAGAagagaaatacaaattaaatccATCAAAATTTGTTGACGCGCATTCATTAAACTTGCTAATTGCTCGGACAATCGGTGACGGTGATATCGACCAAACCCTACCAACAAATATTTGTCTACGCTCTCCGATTAATTTGCTGACTATTTTTGGTATCACAGGGGCGACTAAAAATAGGTGTCTGTT
This genomic interval carries:
- the LOC117789157 gene encoding carbonic anhydrase 2-like; the protein is MCNMWSLESVTLILACVVAVSGQDFGYGGKHGPEHWADDYKRCSGKYQSPINIDELKVEKKDYPDLEYYNFDSIPKAVHITNNGHTVLVTMSFAKGKEPRVRGGPLETKAFYQFEQFHFHWGENDSVGSEDTINNQAYPAEMHVVVRSLDYPDFESALGQDHGIAVLAYFFNIRNIGSASYSEFTRLLPSISRKGKSIDLETPLPLMSYVSKDPVNYYSYVGSLTTPPCAEEVVWIDFHEPISISENQLEQFRLLTENDDHLKNNFRPTQPLNNRTVYQRVPIPFDHAKSQWGETPLERNTSSTIKRGLTLLLGSLLVLFKRNILLDFN